A genomic region of Oncorhynchus mykiss isolate Arlee chromosome 4, USDA_OmykA_1.1, whole genome shotgun sequence contains the following coding sequences:
- the LOC110522435 gene encoding WD repeat and coiled-coil-containing protein: MTATVDSYPVTVSMELGKAKLLRSGLNTLHQTIHPVHGIAWTDGKQVCLTSLYYDNCEVKFGDTNVIGQFEHVFGLSWGPLCCSGAPALLAVQHKKHVTVWQLQLSALEQNKLLCTQTCEMSEPFPLLSEGCVWHPKMDILSVLTKKDASVLFCVRVDNRRVKADIKGSGLIHCACWTKDGTRLVLAIGSALHSYIYNDVQKSLLACSFCPIFDVGGYICAIESTGEAQVAVATELPLDRICGLNAGIAFDVSSDSESSLPGHSSPMVMLDEDGCIDPRRRSFDSERSYLSCSASGGPMDLTHLLAKHRRSDPSPLLHLRRRDHLTGSGQDSSHLILVTYERKVTSTSKVSIPGILVPDIVAFDSRGSTVAVASNTCSMVLVYCITPSTMPNIQQISLQKNERPKGICFLGDKMLLLMIGRQKSKDPAFLPSSNTDKYILRLASKEIVYNGGTPACPSPNRESPVRRHSKHVFSKDEQQELVEIKELVLPGGGVIQSHSPGSSRRRLVEEVRSPEPSSVTSSVDFSYSDLCHTSDQPHSNASSITVENFDTEPVNRMTMLSMAGQASRESSQTCSPYYNPRDKPHTELPTLPKTTPLAPREKERNLEQLSQNMERIFSRFSEVQQCLTEIRDFTRNGKKGLGTSYPNACDPPYVNITCQKQLSENVFIDERRPVLLCEGKLCLKVLQELFNVTIVEMVYGPLWIVLVADAEGFVPLTFKPKEELTVRNGKRKSPIRTPGSPDSCPSSPVKSPSSPVKSPSSPVNSYPNTET; encoded by the exons TATGGAACTGGGCAAAGCCAAGTTGCTGAGGTCAGGTCTGAACACGCTACACCAAACCATCCACCCCGTCCACGGGATAGCCTGGACTGACGGGAAGCAGGTCtgcctcacctccctctactatGACAACTGCGAAGTCAAATTCGGCGACACCAACGTCATCGGTCAATTTGAGCATGTCTTCGGCCTCTCCTGGGGCCCTCTGTGCTGTTCCGGCGCTCCTGCCCTGTTGGCCGTCCAACACAAGAAACATGTCACAGTGTGGCAGCTGCAGCTCAGCGCTCTGGAACAGAACAAGCTGCTCTGCACTCAGACCTGTGAGATGAGCGAACCGTTCCCCCTTCTGTCTGAGGGATGTGTCTGGCATCCCAAGATGGACATCCTTTCTGTCCTCACTAAGAAAGATGCCTCTGTGCTGTTCTGTGTCCGTGTGGACAACCGTAGGGTCAAGGCTGATATTAAAGGCAGTGGACTCATCCACTGTGCCTGCTGGACCAAAGATGGCACCCGGTTGGTTTTGGCTATAGGAAGCGCCCTTCACTCCTACATCTATAACGATGTTCAGAAGAGTCTTTTAGCCTGCTCCTTCTGCCCCATCTTTGACGTGGGCGGGTACATCTGTGCCATCGAGTCAACAGGCGAGGCCCAGGTGGCAGTAGCTACAGAGCTGCCTCTGGATAGGATCTGCGGGCTGAACGCTGGCATAGCATTTGACGTGTCCTCAGATTCAGAGTCCTCCCTACCTGGACATTCTTCTCCTATGGTGATGTTGGACGAGGATGGCTGTATAGACCCACGCAGGAGGTCCTTTGACTCTGAGAGGTCCTACCTCTCCTGCTCTGCCTCCGGCGGTCCTATGGACCTCACCCACCTCCTGGCCAAGCACCGGCGCTCAGACCCTAGTCCACTCTTACACCTGCGCCGCAGGGACCACCTGACTGGCTCTGGACAGGATTCGTCACACCTTATCCTGGTAACCTACGAACGGAAAGTCACCAGCACCAGTAAGGTCAGCATCCCTGGGATTCTGGTGCCAGACATTGTGGCCTTTGACTCCAGAGGTTCCACGGTGGCTGTGGCCTCCAACACATGTAGCATGGTACTGGTCTACTGCATCACGCCGTCCACCATGCCCAACATCCAGCAGATCTCCTTACAGAAAAACGAGAGGCCCAAAGGCATCTGCTTTCTTGGTGACAAGATGTTGCTTCTCATGATTGGCAGACAGAAGTCCAAAGACCctgccttcctcccctcctccaatACGGACAAATACATCCTGCGCCTCGCATCCAAGGAGATTGTCTACAACGGAGGAACCCCGGCGTGTCCCTCCCCGAATCGAGAATCCCCCGTTAGACGCCACTCGAAGCATGTCTTCTCTAAAGATGAGCAGCAGGAGCTTGTTGAGATTAAGGAGCTGGTGCTGCCGGGAGGAGGTGTAATCCAGTCCCATTCTCCagggagcagcaggaggaggctGGTGGAGGAGGTGAGAAGCCCGGAGCCCAGCTCAGTCACCAGCTCAGTGGACTTCTCCTACTCTGACCTCTGTCACACCTCTGACCAACCTCACTCTAACGCTTCCTCCATTACGGTCGAAAACTTTGACACGGAACCCGTCAACCGAATGACGATGCTCTCCATGGCAGGACAGGCTAGCAGGGAGTCAAGTCAAACCTGCTCCCCATACTACAACCCTAGGGATAAGCCCCACACGGAGCTCCCCACCCTGCCCAAAACCACCCCCTTGGCccccagagagaaggagaggaaccTGGAGCAGCTGTCTCAGAACATGGAGAGGATTTTCTCTCGTTTTTCTGAGGTGCAACAGTGTCTGACAGAGATCAGGGACTTCACCCGGAACGGCAAAAAGGGTCTGGGGACTAGTTACCCCAATGCCTGTGATCCTCCATACGTTAACATCACATGTCAG AAGCAGCTGTCTGAGAATGTGTTTATAGATGAGAGAAGGCCAGTGTTGTTGTGTGAGGGGAAGCTGTGTCTGAAGGTTCTTCAGGAGCTCTTCAACGTCACTATAGTAGAGATGGTGTATG GTCCGTTGTGGATAGTCCTGGTAGCGGATGCAGAGGGCTTTGTACCCCTGACTTTTAAACCCAAAGAGGAGTTGACGGTGAGGAACGGAAAGAGGAAATCTCCCATCAGAACCCCTGGCAGCCCAGACTCCTGCCCCTCCAGCCCAGTCAAATCTCCCTCCAGCCCAGTCAAATCTCCCTCCAGCCCAGTCAATTCTTACCCCAACACAGAGACTTGA